In a single window of the Acetivibrio clariflavus DSM 19732 genome:
- a CDS encoding ABC transporter permease produces MEKKFALPFTKGNKSFKEFGVLMVLLGIVVVLSIVTPSFLRPQNIINVIRQMTEIGVMAIGMTMVIICAEIDLSVGSIYGATAMIAALMIKSGISPTLAFIVSLCIGALIGFVNGFLSTKAKMPAFIVTLGTMQIFRSIAYAVSGGKSIGAFSQESQASWVFGIGGNIGPIPLQIIIMIILYIVTYVVMKKTRVGFNIYATGGNKRAASLAGIDTDRMKIISFVSMGILSAFAGMISIAYLKSVPTTAGSGREMDVIAAVILGGTSMNGGRGSILGTFIGATIMAVVRNGMVLLSVPAFWQSGFIGIIIIVAVLMDTWITQRKSVR; encoded by the coding sequence ATGGAGAAGAAATTTGCTTTACCTTTCACCAAAGGAAACAAATCTTTTAAAGAGTTTGGCGTCTTAATGGTTTTATTGGGAATAGTAGTAGTTTTAAGTATTGTAACGCCATCCTTTTTAAGACCGCAGAATATAATCAATGTTATCAGACAAATGACTGAAATAGGAGTAATGGCTATCGGAATGACTATGGTTATAATATGTGCGGAAATTGACTTGTCGGTTGGGTCGATTTACGGTGCTACAGCGATGATAGCTGCATTAATGATCAAAAGTGGAATTTCCCCAACACTTGCTTTTATTGTTTCACTTTGTATCGGTGCTTTGATAGGCTTTGTCAATGGATTTTTATCGACTAAAGCAAAAATGCCGGCATTTATTGTGACATTGGGAACAATGCAGATTTTCAGAAGTATTGCATATGCAGTATCGGGAGGCAAAAGCATAGGTGCCTTTTCTCAAGAATCACAAGCCAGTTGGGTTTTCGGTATTGGTGGAAATATAGGACCAATACCTTTGCAGATAATAATTATGATAATTCTTTATATTGTTACTTATGTGGTTATGAAAAAGACAAGAGTTGGATTTAATATTTATGCTACCGGTGGCAATAAACGTGCAGCAAGTTTAGCCGGTATAGATACTGACCGTATGAAAATAATCAGCTTTGTTTCAATGGGCATTTTGTCTGCATTTGCCGGTATGATCAGTATTGCTTACCTCAAATCGGTGCCTACAACAGCAGGATCCGGACGTGAAATGGATGTTATTGCGGCAGTTATTTTAGGCGGCACAAGTATGAACGGCGGTAGAGGTTCAATATTAGGGACATTTATAGGTGCCACAATTATGGCTGTTGTAAGAAACGGTATGGTACTTCTTAGTGTTCCGGCGTTCTGGCAATCCGGATTTATCGGAATTATCATTATCGTTGCAGTATTGATGGATACATGGATTACACAAAGAAAAAGCGTAAGATAA
- a CDS encoding aldose 1-epimerase family protein: protein MNKREIYKYAGSMQQVAFVRPISFDEGRAGRMRGYDVKNGDLRFQVSADKCLDIIDFSYKGMNINFLAKQGLIGRMDYDTHGEEGPRSLMGGLLFTCGLENTCIPCEINNVSYPMHGRIRSTPAEHVSADAEWADDKYVLSISGKMREAEIFGKNLTLRRKIETTYGEKTVIINDIIENKAFKEEELMILYHFNFGYPFLDENAVVLLPTLKVTPRDKEAQKDADKWNQMEPPVDNEPERVYLHELAADEEGNTFACLFNKKTNIGVQIKFNKKYLPKFVQWKSIASGDYVMGLEPTNSGVYGRKGEGLDIHKLSPFEREEIRIEFKILDGMEDYNNICTSINKLTGASQV, encoded by the coding sequence ATGAATAAGCGTGAGATTTATAAATATGCAGGAAGTATGCAGCAAGTGGCATTTGTGCGGCCTATTTCTTTTGACGAGGGAAGAGCAGGCAGGATGAGAGGATACGATGTCAAAAATGGAGATCTTCGTTTTCAGGTATCCGCTGATAAATGTCTTGACATCATAGATTTTTCATACAAAGGCATGAATATTAATTTTTTGGCTAAACAAGGGCTGATAGGGCGAATGGACTATGATACACATGGAGAAGAGGGACCTAGGAGTTTAATGGGCGGACTGCTCTTTACCTGTGGTTTGGAAAACACTTGTATTCCTTGTGAAATAAATAATGTTTCATATCCTATGCACGGAAGGATACGCTCTACTCCGGCCGAGCATGTAAGTGCCGATGCTGAATGGGCTGATGATAAGTATGTACTTTCAATAAGCGGAAAAATGAGGGAGGCGGAAATTTTTGGAAAAAATTTAACCTTGAGACGAAAAATAGAGACAACTTATGGAGAAAAGACAGTGATTATAAACGACATAATAGAAAATAAAGCTTTCAAAGAGGAAGAATTGATGATTTTGTATCATTTTAATTTTGGCTATCCCTTTTTGGATGAGAATGCTGTTGTACTTTTGCCCACCTTAAAAGTAACACCTAGAGATAAGGAAGCTCAAAAGGATGCTGATAAGTGGAACCAGATGGAACCGCCTGTCGATAATGAGCCTGAAAGGGTGTATCTGCATGAATTGGCTGCAGATGAGGAAGGAAATACCTTTGCCTGTTTGTTCAATAAAAAGACAAACATCGGTGTTCAAATAAAGTTTAATAAGAAATATTTGCCTAAGTTTGTGCAATGGAAATCCATTGCTTCCGGAGATTATGTAATGGGACTGGAACCTACAAATTCCGGCGTATATGGAAGAAAGGGCGAGGGTTTGGATATTCATAAACTGTCACCCTTCGAACGTGAAGAAATAAGAATAGAGTTTAAGATATTAGACGGTATGGAAGATTACAATAATATTTGCACTAGTATCAATAAGTTGACCGGTGCTTCTCAAGTCTAG
- a CDS encoding uroporphyrinogen decarboxylase family protein, protein MTGKEKLKLALNHEEGPILLDIGGMPTTGIHCKVVESLREFYGLEKRPVKILEPVQMLGLVEDDLKDAMGIQTTPLWSAGTMFGFKQKDKFKEWRTPWGQVVLVAEDFVTTTDEDGKTYIYSCGDTNYPPAGCMPKNGVYFDNINRVPEFDEDNYDVRDNFEEFGPISDGDLDWLKKQKEALENSDDVIMGNLGGTAFGDIALVPGPQLKQPKGLRDITEWYISIKARQDILHEIFSYQLKYAIENLEKMYAVLGDTIQVAYICGTDFGTQNGPFCSNEIFNDLYAPYYKKVNDWIHENTKWKTFKHCCGSIFSLIPELINAGFDILNPVQWTAKNMDKTKLKEAYGDRIVFWGGGVDTQKTLPFGTPKQVHDEVLECCKVFGKNGGFVFNTIHNIQPGVPVENVVAMINAVKEYNGER, encoded by the coding sequence ATGACGGGAAAAGAAAAATTGAAATTGGCACTCAACCATGAAGAAGGACCTATTCTTTTAGATATCGGAGGAATGCCGACAACGGGAATTCATTGCAAGGTAGTTGAGAGTTTAAGAGAATTCTATGGATTGGAAAAAAGACCGGTAAAAATACTGGAACCGGTTCAAATGCTGGGATTGGTAGAAGATGACTTGAAAGATGCTATGGGTATACAAACGACACCTCTATGGAGTGCAGGCACAATGTTTGGTTTCAAACAGAAGGATAAGTTTAAAGAATGGAGAACTCCATGGGGACAGGTAGTATTGGTAGCAGAAGATTTTGTTACTACTACCGATGAGGATGGAAAAACATACATTTATTCCTGCGGAGATACAAATTATCCACCTGCCGGTTGCATGCCAAAGAATGGGGTGTATTTTGACAATATTAATCGTGTACCGGAATTTGATGAAGATAATTATGATGTAAGAGACAATTTTGAAGAGTTTGGTCCTATTTCCGATGGAGATTTGGACTGGCTGAAAAAACAAAAAGAAGCATTGGAAAACTCCGATGATGTCATTATGGGTAACCTTGGAGGAACTGCTTTTGGGGATATTGCATTGGTTCCGGGACCACAGCTGAAGCAGCCTAAAGGACTTCGTGATATAACTGAATGGTATATTTCAATTAAAGCCAGACAGGATATTTTACATGAAATATTCAGTTATCAGCTAAAGTATGCCATTGAAAATCTGGAAAAAATGTATGCTGTGTTAGGTGATACAATACAGGTTGCATATATTTGCGGAACAGACTTCGGTACACAGAACGGACCCTTTTGTTCAAATGAAATATTTAATGATTTGTATGCTCCATACTATAAGAAAGTCAATGACTGGATTCATGAAAATACCAAGTGGAAAACCTTTAAACATTGTTGCGGCAGCATTTTTTCATTAATTCCCGAACTGATTAATGCCGGATTTGACATCTTAAATCCTGTTCAATGGACAGCAAAAAATATGGATAAAACCAAATTAAAAGAAGCTTATGGCGATAGAATTGTATTCTGGGGAGGCGGAGTTGACACCCAGAAAACATTGCCGTTTGGTACACCGAAGCAAGTGCATGATGAAGTGTTGGAATGCTGCAAAGTTTTCGGTAAAAATGGAGGTTTTGTATTTAATACAATACACAATATTCAGCCGGGAGTACCGGTCGAAAATGTAGTTGCAATGATAAATGCAGTTAAAGAATACAATGGCGAAAGATAA
- a CDS encoding ribokinase, producing MKILCFGSLNLDNVYQVDHIVQPGETTTSISYQLFDGGKGLNQALALGRANAKCSMAGMIGRDGIHLLKTLEQSNVNADFVAVNENTNTGSTIIQVDKNGQNSIIVVGGANQMIDEAFVKHVISHFESGDFILLQNEINNIPLIMKEAKQKGLKIAFNPSPITGELFNYPLDLVDILILNEIEGYELTREKDYANIIKRLHELYPKTSLLLTLGKKGALFSDGVNIYRHGIYDVKVVDTTAAGDTFTGYFLASYANNEPIEECLRKASIASSLAVSRPGASSSIPFLSEVLNSNLILVNYE from the coding sequence ATGAAAATCTTATGTTTCGGTTCTTTAAATCTGGACAACGTTTATCAAGTTGACCATATTGTACAACCTGGAGAAACAACCACTTCCATATCCTATCAGCTCTTTGACGGCGGAAAAGGATTAAACCAGGCCCTGGCTTTAGGCAGAGCCAATGCAAAATGCAGCATGGCCGGCATGATAGGCCGTGACGGTATTCACTTGTTAAAAACTTTAGAACAAAGCAATGTAAACGCTGACTTTGTTGCAGTTAATGAAAACACCAATACGGGCAGTACAATCATACAGGTTGATAAAAACGGTCAAAACTCCATCATTGTTGTTGGGGGCGCCAACCAAATGATTGATGAAGCCTTTGTTAAACATGTTATATCTCATTTTGAATCAGGAGACTTTATTTTATTGCAAAATGAGATCAACAATATCCCCCTTATCATGAAAGAAGCAAAGCAGAAGGGATTGAAAATCGCTTTCAATCCGTCACCCATTACCGGGGAACTGTTTAATTACCCTTTAGACCTTGTTGATATCTTAATTTTAAATGAAATTGAAGGATATGAATTAACCAGGGAAAAAGATTATGCAAACATAATCAAACGACTTCATGAACTCTATCCTAAAACATCACTCCTTTTGACTTTGGGTAAAAAAGGTGCTCTGTTTAGCGATGGTGTAAATATTTACAGACATGGTATTTATGATGTAAAAGTTGTAGATACGACAGCTGCCGGTGATACCTTTACCGGTTATTTCCTCGCATCATATGCCAATAACGAGCCTATTGAAGAATGTTTGCGTAAAGCTTCTATCGCTTCATCTTTGGCTGTTTCAAGACCCGGTGCATCATCATCCATTCCTTTCTTGTCTGAAGTACTTAACAGTAATTTGATCTTAGTTAATTATGAGTAG
- a CDS encoding sugar ABC transporter ATP-binding protein, with amino-acid sequence MDYIISFENITKKFGGTTALSGVSFNIKRGEVHCLCGENGAGKSTLMNICAGVIQPTSGVIRINGQETKITGVSHSEKLGFSIVHQEVPLCLNMSIAHNIFLGSSKSTKGIFLDEKFMEKETEILLKEFKLNRRPSDLVGDLSIAEQSIVQIAKAVYFKPKILILDEPTAALTNDQREVMFDIIKKLKKEIGTTIIYISHRLEEIMEIGDTITVLRDGQFVKTVSVADITVDELVSLMVGRELSNEHAVSYKTGERLLKVNNLTRKGEFENVSFELNKGEILGLGGFVGAGRSEVLMSIFGFNKPDSGEIFIEDKPVNIKSPADAIKQGLALIPENRRDDALIEPMTIMQNAQMVILKDLIKGVLIDKKLSNDKMDEMVNKYKIKANNVNLPILTLSGGNQQKVIIARWISNNPKILLCDEPTRGIDVGAKAEVYSILRSIAKEGIGIIVVSSELPELLALSDRILVMHEGRITGQMMREEATEEKFMRLAAAVG; translated from the coding sequence TTGGATTATATCATTAGTTTTGAAAATATAACTAAAAAATTCGGCGGAACAACTGCCTTGTCAGGCGTTTCCTTTAATATAAAAAGGGGCGAAGTTCATTGTCTTTGCGGTGAAAACGGAGCTGGAAAATCAACTTTGATGAATATCTGTGCAGGTGTTATCCAGCCTACCAGCGGTGTAATTCGAATTAATGGCCAGGAAACTAAGATAACTGGTGTTTCTCACTCTGAAAAATTAGGCTTTTCCATTGTGCACCAGGAAGTTCCACTATGCTTAAATATGAGTATTGCTCATAATATATTCTTAGGTTCTTCCAAAAGCACAAAAGGTATTTTTCTGGATGAAAAGTTCATGGAGAAGGAAACAGAAATTCTGTTGAAAGAATTCAAGCTTAATCGCAGGCCGTCAGATTTGGTTGGAGATTTAAGTATAGCCGAGCAGTCAATTGTTCAAATAGCAAAAGCGGTTTACTTTAAACCCAAGATTCTAATACTGGATGAACCGACTGCCGCATTGACAAATGACCAGAGAGAAGTAATGTTTGACATTATAAAAAAATTGAAGAAGGAGATTGGCACAACAATAATTTATATAAGTCACCGATTGGAAGAAATTATGGAAATTGGTGATACCATAACCGTTCTTCGGGATGGTCAGTTTGTTAAGACAGTAAGCGTGGCTGATATAACAGTTGATGAACTTGTCAGCTTAATGGTGGGGAGAGAACTTTCCAACGAACATGCAGTCAGCTATAAAACAGGAGAAAGACTTTTAAAGGTCAATAATCTAACAAGAAAAGGCGAGTTTGAGAATGTCAGTTTTGAATTGAATAAAGGTGAGATATTAGGCTTAGGTGGTTTTGTGGGTGCAGGCAGATCGGAAGTGTTAATGTCCATATTCGGGTTTAACAAACCGGATTCCGGGGAAATCTTTATTGAAGATAAGCCGGTTAATATAAAATCTCCTGCTGATGCAATTAAACAAGGTCTTGCTCTCATTCCTGAAAACAGGAGAGATGATGCGCTAATCGAGCCTATGACCATTATGCAGAATGCTCAGATGGTAATACTTAAAGATTTAATCAAAGGTGTTCTTATAGATAAAAAACTTTCTAACGATAAAATGGACGAAATGGTTAATAAGTATAAAATAAAGGCTAACAATGTCAACTTGCCCATCTTGACACTATCCGGCGGTAACCAGCAAAAAGTTATCATTGCCCGTTGGATTAGCAACAATCCTAAAATTCTTTTATGTGACGAGCCGACAAGGGGTATTGATGTTGGTGCTAAAGCTGAAGTTTATTCAATACTTCGTTCCATTGCAAAAGAAGGTATAGGAATAATTGTTGTTTCCTCAGAGTTACCTGAATTGCTTGCCTTAAGCGACAGGATTCTGGTTATGCATGAAGGGCGTATTACAGGTCAAATGATGAGGGAAGAAGCAACTGAAGAGAAATTTATGAGACTTGCTGCTGCAGTTGGCTAA
- a CDS encoding sugar ABC transporter substrate-binding protein has product MKKKIVSLLLCLVMVAGLFAGCASTGDGAAVNTDTQNTSKDTGNSGTGNSGGSDLKFAVVLHALNSSFYAKIQEGAIEAGKALGVKVDVMAPNTASNLAEQVSMIETCISSGYDGIATVIWDPDGFNDVLKKAKDAGIPVISLNQNSGKDDGTVFVGQDLEESGYMLGKYMFGEVMKGKGKYIIASCAPADVALIAREQGIKRAAKEFPGIEFIDLVDITTDLTTAVGVIENAYLAHPDVNAFLGVDVFSEAIGTFIQSNNLNGKVYGAGFDLTEGTLQHVKNNAMQLTIGQNPFLQGYYPIIELYTLKKHGYDPLDINTGAFLVTKDNVNSVEPE; this is encoded by the coding sequence ATGAAAAAGAAAATCGTTTCACTATTGTTGTGCCTGGTTATGGTGGCAGGGTTATTTGCAGGTTGTGCTTCCACAGGAGACGGAGCAGCAGTAAACACTGATACTCAAAATACGTCAAAAGATACTGGTAATAGCGGTACTGGTAATAGTGGCGGCAGTGATCTGAAATTTGCAGTTGTACTTCATGCTTTAAACAGTTCATTCTATGCAAAAATACAGGAAGGTGCGATAGAGGCAGGTAAGGCTTTGGGAGTCAAAGTAGATGTAATGGCACCGAATACAGCAAGTAACCTGGCAGAACAGGTTAGTATGATTGAAACATGTATATCGTCCGGCTATGACGGAATTGCAACTGTTATATGGGACCCAGACGGATTTAACGATGTGCTTAAAAAAGCAAAAGATGCTGGTATTCCTGTTATAAGTTTGAATCAGAACTCCGGTAAGGATGATGGAACAGTATTCGTTGGACAAGACCTTGAAGAATCCGGTTATATGTTAGGAAAATATATGTTCGGAGAAGTTATGAAAGGTAAAGGAAAATATATCATAGCTTCCTGTGCACCGGCCGATGTTGCATTAATAGCACGTGAACAAGGTATAAAAAGAGCAGCTAAGGAATTCCCCGGTATTGAATTTATTGACTTAGTTGACATAACAACTGACCTGACAACCGCTGTTGGTGTTATAGAAAATGCATATCTTGCACATCCTGATGTAAATGCCTTTTTAGGTGTTGACGTATTCAGTGAAGCAATAGGAACATTTATTCAATCAAACAATTTGAATGGCAAGGTTTATGGTGCAGGATTTGACTTGACAGAAGGAACATTGCAGCATGTTAAAAATAATGCAATGCAATTAACTATAGGACAAAACCCATTCTTGCAGGGTTATTATCCAATTATTGAGTTGTATACCCTTAAGAAACACGGATATGATCCGTTGGATATAAATACTGGTGCTTTCTTAGTAACAAAGGACAATGTAAACAGTGTTGAGCCAGAATAA
- a CDS encoding uroporphyrinogen decarboxylase family protein: MNSRERIKAALNHQQPDRVPIDCGGHMSSNFSIQAYRNLREYLGLEKKELYVCDVIQQLVFPDKDVLDMFGIDTVNYGAEFRDHAEYWKDWELQDGTPIKIPAYIDIRREGEDSVLYNSKGKALAIWKKGVLYCEQTYFPLDGSESEDFTNLRDDMADVMWCAFGGPPAPLGYSEEDLAKRKASIEKLRKSTDRAIYAPFGGSLFEMGGFLYRQDNFLMDIVAEPQKVQKYLEKAVEIYCEDMKKFMDVYGDYIDVMGFGGDDMGMQNGPQISPETYRNVIKPFHKELWGYAKKLKPDIKLCLHCCGGIYPLIPELIDAGMDAINPVQTSCKGMDIVELKKNFGKDITFWGGGCDTRDILPNGTPEQIKDHVRRNLDVMFRDGGFVFQQVHNIVANVPPENVVAMFEAVREYAQK, translated from the coding sequence ATGAACTCAAGAGAAAGAATCAAAGCAGCGCTAAACCACCAACAACCGGACCGGGTACCGATTGATTGCGGTGGTCACATGTCAAGTAACTTTTCCATACAGGCTTACCGAAATCTGCGTGAATACCTGGGATTGGAGAAAAAAGAACTTTACGTGTGCGATGTTATACAGCAGTTGGTATTCCCGGATAAAGATGTCCTGGACATGTTTGGTATTGACACGGTAAACTATGGAGCAGAATTCAGAGACCATGCAGAGTATTGGAAGGATTGGGAACTGCAGGACGGTACTCCTATTAAAATTCCGGCATATATCGACATAAGAAGGGAAGGTGAGGATTCGGTATTATACAACAGTAAGGGCAAAGCTTTGGCTATTTGGAAGAAAGGTGTCCTATACTGTGAACAAACTTATTTTCCTCTCGATGGTTCCGAATCTGAAGACTTTACAAATTTACGGGACGATATGGCTGATGTAATGTGGTGTGCATTTGGCGGACCACCGGCACCATTGGGCTATTCTGAAGAAGATTTGGCTAAAAGAAAGGCATCCATAGAAAAACTTCGTAAATCAACGGACAGAGCTATTTATGCACCTTTTGGAGGCAGTTTGTTTGAAATGGGCGGCTTCCTGTATCGTCAGGACAACTTCCTGATGGATATAGTGGCTGAACCGCAAAAAGTACAAAAATATCTGGAAAAAGCCGTAGAAATCTATTGTGAAGACATGAAGAAATTTATGGATGTATATGGAGATTATATTGATGTAATGGGATTCGGCGGAGATGATATGGGCATGCAAAACGGTCCGCAAATATCACCTGAAACCTATAGAAATGTTATTAAACCTTTCCACAAGGAATTGTGGGGCTATGCTAAAAAACTGAAACCGGATATAAAACTTTGCTTGCATTGCTGCGGAGGTATATATCCTCTTATTCCGGAACTCATTGATGCAGGAATGGATGCCATCAATCCGGTTCAGACTTCATGTAAAGGCATGGATATTGTTGAGCTTAAGAAAAACTTTGGAAAAGATATTACCTTCTGGGGTGGCGGCTGTGATACCAGAGATATTTTACCTAATGGTACACCAGAGCAAATTAAAGACCATGTCCGCAGAAATCTTGATGTAATGTTCCGTGATGGAGGCTTTGTGTTCCAGCAAGTGCATAACATTGTTGCAAATGTTCCGCCGGAAAACGTTGTCGCAATGTTTGAAGCAGTAAGGGAATATGCTCAAAAATAG
- the rbsD gene encoding D-ribose pyranase, which yields MKKTKVLNSELSAVIASMGHTDTIAIGDAGLPIPDSSKRIDLAVKRNLPPFLDVLETVLCELEVEEVTIASEMIEDNPGLFKKINELFSSIKINLVTHSEFKEMTKNCKAVVRTGECMPYANIILHSGVAFSCEE from the coding sequence ATGAAGAAAACAAAGGTATTGAATTCGGAATTATCTGCTGTGATCGCATCGATGGGGCATACTGACACAATAGCAATCGGTGATGCCGGATTGCCTATTCCCGACTCTTCAAAGAGAATTGATTTGGCAGTTAAAAGAAATTTACCTCCTTTCCTCGATGTTCTTGAAACCGTACTCTGTGAATTGGAGGTAGAAGAAGTAACTATAGCTTCTGAAATGATAGAAGATAATCCGGGATTATTTAAAAAAATCAATGAGTTATTCAGTTCCATAAAAATAAATTTGGTTACACATTCGGAATTTAAAGAAATGACAAAGAACTGCAAAGCTGTAGTTAGAACCGGAGAATGTATGCCCTATGCAAATATTATTCTACATTCGGGTGTTGCTTTTTCCTGTGAAGAGTAA